The sequence below is a genomic window from Anaerocolumna chitinilytica.
GGGTGCAGATCTTAACACTATTCGGCTTTCTGGTGTTTAAAAGGTCCACAAGGTACTTTAATGTATTACCGGAATCAATGATATCTTCCACAATAAGTACATCTTTATCCTCTATGGAATCATCCAAATCTTTGATTATCTTAACTCTTCCAGAACTTACAAAACCATCTCCATAGCTGGATACTGACATAAAGTCGATGGAAAGAGGAACACTGATATGCTTTGCCAGTTCACAGGTTGCAAAGACACCTCCCTTTAATACGCAGATAAGATGCAGTTCTTTTCCTTCATAGTCCTTACTTATCTGTTCTCCAAGGCTTTTTATTTTTTTATTAACCTCTTCCTCTGATATTAGTACATTGATTTTCTCATTCATTTTCTTCTTCCTCCGTTATTGTTATCTGAAGTATCCTCCTGGTATTCTCATCCACCTTATAAGCTTCGCTTATGCGGTTTCCGATTACCCACATAATATGGGAACCATCTGCTAATAAAGGCAGGATATCTCTTTTTTGTCTTGGAATCTTTTCATCTATCAAAAGGGCCTTTAATTTCTTGGTGCCCCCTTTGTCTATGCATAGGTAATCCCCCTGTTTTCGGCAGCGGATTAACACAGTATCCTTAA
It includes:
- the hpt gene encoding hypoxanthine phosphoribosyltransferase yields the protein MNEKINVLISEEEVNKKIKSLGEQISKDYEGKELHLICVLKGGVFATCELAKHISVPLSIDFMSVSSYGDGFVSSGRVKIIKDLDDSIEDKDVLIVEDIIDSGNTLKYLVDLLNTRKPNSVKICTLLDKPDRRTTDVAVDYVGFQIPDKFVVGYGLDYMQKYRNLPYIGVIE